A genomic window from Plasmodium chabaudi chabaudi strain AS genome assembly, chromosome: 8 includes:
- a CDS encoding pseudouridylate synthase, putative yields the protein MRFFSLLLIIIFILIKICQSFKIMKIVVDKTSGLNVVDKKFKPKYFIKNKLRFVSPYVYTYKLFSKKRWFGKNIVDVLASEFCAYNTDYFLESIKKGYIKVNNKNITNDYIIKSNDFIEHKLLLFEKPVLYNKIIILYEDENFICVNKVASMPTHPVGSYQYNSLLRILQNYISQSGKNETENKNDNETDDVVKIDLNLKKNNFHVLDTIYTHWKESKEKSKFKSRQILNSDNHDEINEGNSEKRKKKRKNYNNGQSYLNDSGNFNKKLATNHNENKTELTNVTSESVLLNNEVGTNLESNILTNEKIVPLENGECSTNLCNNKKFIKEEDKEMDGKPNKSEQNEKDDSYIYTLHRLDKLTSGIVLFGKNKKFSTLFSEYVCNNKITKSYITRVEGDFRNLIKKLINENKILQSDNNNFNEDDEINNLYEEYCNNNGIKNNDIYQFNGDPVGSFKNDIFLYRNKYKKNDDKNVDNKETDLKNLINSIKKNNKYAEDIFDMSKFEDDQNIKQMDDDFEMYHKYFVIDFGYMYCEDKKLLKYVFTKYNKENYQIANQYSIKPSVTKFMFLSYNNQLNESLLLCQPMTGRTHQIRTHLKSLSFPISNDSHYNPNVEKEYMTKTEKLHFENQPNEESKNIEKYSYYPLVPFLNTSFNWLYDDTINLNNIDNEENLNNYFFKNLNNSTYHSSGIFLHSFRYTWDQVFDIFTLLPKWCNLFYIPKSLFIFLLYGCLSTPSKIC from the coding sequence ATGCGTTTCTTTAGTTTACTgctgataataatatttatattaataaaaatttgtcaatcatttaaaattatgaagaTTGTTGTAGATAAGACGAGTGGATTAAATGTTGTGGATAAAAAGTTTAAAcccaaatattttataaaaaataaattaagatTTGTGTCTCCATAtgtttatacatataaattattttcaaaaaaaagatggTTTGGAAAAAACATAGTGGATGTTTTAGCTTCTGAATTTTGTGCATACAATACAGACTACTTTTTAGAgtcaataaaaaaaggatatataaaagtgaataataaaaatataactaatgattatataattaaaagtaATGATTTTATTGAACATAAATTATTGCTATTTGAAAAACcagttttatataataaaataataattttgtatgaagatgaaaattttatttgtgtaAACAAAGTGGCTAGTATGCCTACTCATCCAGTTGGATCCTATCAATATAATTCTCTTCTAagaattttacaaaattatattagcCAATCTGGAAAAAACGAAactgaaaataaaaatgacaaTGAAACAGACGATGTTGTTAAAATCGAtcttaatttaaaaaaaaataattttcatgttttggatacaatatatacacacTGGAAGGAAAGCAaagaaaaatcaaaatttaaatcaagacaaattttaaatagcGATAACCATGACGAAATAAATGAGGGAAATAGcgaaaaacgaaaaaaaaaaagaaaaaattataataatggaCAAAGTTACCTGAACGATTCAggcaattttaataaaaagctAGCTACAAAtcataatgaaaataaaacagaGCTCACCAATGTAACAAGTGAATCGGTACTACTTAATAATGAAGTGGGGACAAATCTCGAATCGAACATTTTGacgaatgaaaaaattgtgCCACTTGAAAATGGAGAATGCTCTACCaatttatgtaataataaaaaatttattaaagaGGAAGACAAAGAAATGGATGGTAAACCAAATAAATCggaacaaaatgaaaaagatgattcctatatttatacattacATAGGTTAGATAAATTAACATCAGGAATTGTATtatttggaaaaaataaaaaattttcgaCATTATTTTCTGAATATGTGtgcaataataaaataacaaaatctTATATAACACGTGTGGAAGGTGATTTTCggaatttaattaaaaagttgattaacgaaaataaaattttacaaaGTGATaacaacaattttaatgaagatgatgaaataaataatttatatgaagaatattgtaataataatggaataaaaaataatgatatatatcaGTTTAATGGTGATCCAGTAggttcatttaaaaatgatatatttttatatcgtaataaatataaaaaaaatgatgataaaaatgttgataataaagaaacagatttaaaaaacttAATTAATtctataaagaaaaataataaatatgcagaAGACATTTTTGATATGTCAAAATTTGAAGAtgatcaaaatataaaacaaatggaTGATGATTTTGAAATgtatcataaatattttgttatagATTTTGGATATATGTATTGcgaagataaaaaattattaaaatatgtttttacaaaatataataaagaaaattatcaaattgCTAATCAATATTCTATAAAACCTAGtgtaacaaaatttatgtttttgtCATATAATAACCAACTTAACGAGTCGCTTCTATTATGCCAACCAATGACTGGAAGAACCCATCAAATTAGAACACATCTAAAAAGCTTGTCTTTTCCTATATCAAATGATTCACATTATAATCCAAATGTTGAAAAGGAATACATGACAAAAACAGAGAAGTTACATTTTGAAAATCAACCAAATGaagaaagtaaaaatatagaaaaatattcatactATCCACTTGTTCCTTTTTTGAATACCTCATTTAATTGGCTATATGATGATactataaatttaaataatatagataatgaagaaaatctaaataattatttttttaaaaatttaaataattccaCTTATCATAGTTCAGGAATTTTTCTACATTCCTTTAGATACACATGGGATCAAGTCTTCGATATTTTTACTCTTCTTCCCAAGTGGtgcaatttattttatattccaAAATCgcttttcatatttttgctATATGGCTGTTTGTCGACACCCAGCAAAATTTGTTAA
- a CDS encoding arginine--tRNA ligase, putative produces the protein MNRWVFMVWLGFFFLEGFKFKKASHILNDSNYLYNQINNKNRYTNAYIERNRIIPLRKGKNKQKKITSLNTHLYSSLYSNPHNDIKKDGTIYEIINNAIKNVAIKIKKNENLVIPKQYLLEDNKLYDDYEYQSGIVMYIDRDIPDGIPTNVDENKREDLRQKIIEDLKNECPNIIDDILLSSNGILNIRVKEEYIKTKFYEFHNQLNKNKQNCETKNDEKQNVVLDYCGVNMAKHMHVGHLKSLFLGHALSNVFDYFNFNVNSRNHIGNWNANIAMVITFYIFFLSENWCNKIFMDSSCLSQNSENLKTDNNCSTNIFSEQNENLQIIKKYLEILNNLKENNFYDNYEKFNMNELENVSLDNIDKAYKISKQLYSMSPLFQNCTKHVLSLMYKYDDKAMQLWNTLCAKTKKENDEILRKFKIHKLIEKGEDFYVKYVPIVLEEMEKKNILFKFGNKLCVLFKKKKKENILETEKMKINNYDNDDKDYYEVVQVQDKIYGILKSGDMNALKESYHILTLKNDIAYTYAGIDLAAIYYRVHFEKADKIIYVVDENQKNHFMQIFSIYKNMNMFSKNVECKCICYGFVLNNEKKKIKTKNFANNIFVKDVIQNLEKLEEIEVKKNGESGCSENVDKNKDEKLIYNKKYYTKKNYKDLLLSSIVYSYISVKNCKRQAINNLINPYNFEYIYIINNYNDIYFILRNLQKSDYSFVFEEKYSMNMDYRLKKLLLDIMNFKNVLKNIIYNYNVDKLCSYLFSLSQKIHHFTRDSFNKNFLHYFEERNVHKFLNFLEKASKEKIASTTTNAEKQQYDILDDEKETYLNLFINLIKNDKDNNPTISKINSFSKNELNKIISFFLNKTLEIIAMQSYLFIVSEIFDILNLYLVKFDTPGNY, from the exons ATGAATAGGTGGGTGTTTATGGTGTGGCttggttttttttttttggaaggatttaaatttaaaaaagctagtcatattttaaacgatagtaattatttatataaccaGATTAACAACAAAAATAGATATacaaatgcatatatagaaaGAAATAGAATAATACCATTGAGGAAAGGAAAAAacaagcaaaaaaaaataactagTCTAAATACACATTTGTATTCCTCTCTATATAGCAATCCacataatgatataaaaaaggatggcacaatatatgaaataataaacaatgcaattaaaaatgttgcaataaaaataaaaaaaaatgaaaatttagtGATACcaaaacaatatttattagaAGATAATAAGCTTTATGATGATTATGAATATCAATCAGGAATAGTTATGTACATCGATAGGGACATTCCTGATGGCATTCCTACAAATgtagatgaaaataaacgTGAAGATCTTcgacaaaaaataatcgaggatttaaaaaatgaatgcCCTAACATAATTGATGATATACTATTGTCTTCAAATggtatattaaatataagggtaaaagaagaatatataaaaacaaaattttatgaatttcATAATCaactaaataaaaataaacaaaattgtgaaacaaaaaatgatgaaaaacaaaatgtaGTATTAGATTATTGTGGTGTTAATATGGCAAAGCATATGCATGTTGGTCATTtaaaatcattatttttaggaCATGCATTAAGTAATgtttttgattattttaattttaatgtaAATAGTAGAAATCATATTGGGAATTGGAATGCTAATATAGCAATGGTCATAaccttttatatattttttttgtctgaAAATTGgtgtaataaaatttttatggaTTCATCTTGTTTATCACAAAATTCAGAAAACCTTAAAACGGATAATAATTGTTCTACTAACATATTTTcagaacaaaatgaaaatcttcaaattattaaaaagtatttagaaattttaaataacttaaaggaaaacaatttttatgacaattatgaaaaatttaatatgaaCGAATTAGAAAATGTAAGCTTAGATAATATTGATAaggcatataaaatatctaAACAACTATACTCTATGAGTCCCCTATTTCAAAATTGTACTAAGCAtgttttatcattaatgtataaatatgatgacAAAGCCATGCAATTATGGAACACTCTTTGTGCTAAGACAAAAAAG gAAAATGATGAGATTCTTCGAAAATTTAAGATTCATAAACTAATCGAGAAAGGGGAAGACTTTTATGTGAAATATGTTCCTATTGTTTTAGaagaaatggaaaaaaaaaatatcctctttaaatttggaaataaattatgtgtcctttttaaaaaaaaaaaaaaagaaaacattttagagacggaaaaaatgaaaataaataattatgacaATGATGATAAAGATTATTATGAGGTTGTACAAGTACAAGATAAAATTTATggtattttaaaaagtggAGATATGAATGCTTTGAAAGAGagttatcatattttaactttaaaaaatgatatagcTTATACATATGCAGGTATAGATTTAGCTGCTATATATTATAGAGTCCATTTTGAAAAAGCTGATAAAATAATCTATGTTGTTGatgaaaatcaaaaaaaccattttatgcaaattttttctatttacaaaaatatgaacatgtTTTCTAAAAATGTAGAATGTAAATGTATATGTTACGGTTTTGtcttaaataatgaaaaaaaaaaaataaaaaccaAAAATTTTGCTAACAACATTTTTGTTAAAGATGTGATacaaaatttagaaaagCTTGAAGAGATtgaagtaaaaaaaaacggtGAAAGTGGTTGTAGCGAAAATGTAGATAAGAATAAAGACGAAaaacttatatataataagaaatattacacaaaaaaaaattataaagatttattattatcttccATAGTTTATTCTTATATTAGtgttaaaaattgtaaaagacaagcaataaataatttaattaatccttataattttgaatatatttatatcattaataattataatgatatatattttattttgagaaatttacaaaaatcagattattcatttgtgtttgaagaaaaatatagtatGAACATGGACTAccgattaaaaaaattattattagatattatgaattttaaaaatgtattaaaaaatataatttataattataacgTTGACAAATTATGTTCTTACTTATTTAGCTTGTCCCAAAAAATTCATCATTTTACTCGTGAcagttttaataaaaattttcttcACTATTTTGAAGAAAGAAAtgttcataaatttttaaactttCTTGAAAAAGCtagtaaagaaaaaatagctaGTACTACTACCAATGCAGAAAAACAACAATATGACATATTGgatgatgaaaaagaaacatatttgaatttatttataaatcttattaaaaatgataaagacAATAATCCTACAattagtaaaataaatagctTTTCCAAAAATGAactaaacaaaattatatccttttttttaaacaaaacACTTGAAATAATTGCTATGcaatcatatttatttatagtcTCGGAAATATTCGATATTCTGAATCTTTATTTAGTAAAGTTTGATACACCGGGAAATTATTAA